From the Prunus dulcis chromosome 4, ALMONDv2, whole genome shotgun sequence genome, one window contains:
- the LOC117624849 gene encoding probable cysteine desulfurase — MEFEYSEQPMLSKTLKIQSSSSYEDCKRSEISFRGTLEEVEEEEAMPRTESEEIRLSWLRSQVIGAAAEFDSPFGKRRLIYADHTASGRSLLYIENFILNNVLPFYGNTHTCDSYVGNRTSKMVHEAAKYIKKCLGGGPEEALLFCGQGTTSAIKRLQEVMGIAVPSILRDRVINNLNTEERWLVFVGPYEHHSNLLSWRQSLAEVVEIGVNDDGLLDLEALRLQLEKYKYVNRPILGSFSACSNVTGIYSDTRAIARLIHRYGGFACFDFAASGPYVEIEMRCGEMDGYDGVFLSPHKFLGGPGSPGILIMSKALYQLRSFPPSTCGGGTVAYVNGFSDEDTLYWEDIEERENGGTPQIIQTIRAALAFWVKEYIGYQVIEKHEDFYVKRALERLLPNNNIWVLGNTSAKRQAIFSFLIYSTTNRPSTPGTKIEGGGEGPKEGLYMWRETGNSKGKPLHGAFVASLLNDLFGIQSRGGCACAGPYGHTLLKIDDTLSHYYRSAIQKGYLGMKPGWTRISFPYYISNDEFEFILTALEFIAIYGQRFLPLYHFNLRSGSWTFKKKAHQDLLDNAIQGMNISHDQSKDGNNNAEKHDQFAKFSDYLETAKRIANLLPKFPPQRRLPEDIDINLLHFRV, encoded by the exons ATGGAATTTGAATATTCGGAGCAACCCATGTTGAGCAAGACCCTTAAAATTCAATCCTCCTCTTCGTATGAGGATTGCAAGCGTTCTGAAATCTCATTCAGAGGTACACtggaggaggtggaggaggaggaggccaTGCCAAGGACCGAGTCCGAGGAGATAAGGCTGTCTTGGCTCCGGTCTCAAGTCATTGGCGCAGCTGCGGAATTCGATTCTCCGTTTGGGAAACGAAGACTCATTTATGCCGATCACACTGCCTCCGGACGCTCTCTTCTCTACATCGAAAACTTCATCCTCAACAATGTCCTCCCCTTTTACG GGAATACTCACACGTGTGACAGCTACGTTGGAAACCGGACTTCAAAAATGGTGCATGAGGCAGCAAAGTACATCAAAAAATGCTTAGGGGGTGGACCAGAAGAGGCACTCTTGTTCTGCGGCCAAGGCACCACCTCAGCCATTAAAAGGCTCCAAGAGGTGATGGGCATTGCTGTGCCCTCAATCTTGAGAGACAGAGTTATAAATAATCTGAACACAGAAGAAAGGTGGCTGGTTTTTGTTGGGCCCTACGAGCACCACTCGAACCTCCTCTCATGGCGGCAAAGCTTGGCTGAAGTTGTTGAGATTGGTGTAAATGATGATGGCTTGCTGGACTTGGAGGCTCTTAGACTGCAACTTGAGAAATATAAATATGTCAACAGGCCAATTCTGGGTTCCTTCTCAGCTTGCAGCAATGTCACTGGGATTTACTCTGATACAAGAGCCATTGCTCGACTTATTCATCGATATGGGGGCTTTGCCTGCTTTGATTTTGCAGCAAG TGGGCCATATGTGGAAATTGAGATGAGGTGTGGAGAGATGGATGGCTACGATGGTGTTTTCCTGAGCCCACACAAGTTTCTTGGTGGGCCAGGAAGCCCAGGCATCCTTATTATGAGCAAGGCTCTGTATCAGCTCAGATCTTTCCCTCCATCAACTTGCGGAGGTGGAACTGTTGCTTATGTCAATGGCTTCAGCGATGAG GACACTCTGTATTGGGAGGACATAGAAGAAAGGGAGAATGGTGGTACTCCTCAAATCATTCAAACCATTAGAGCAGCACTGGCTTTTTGGGTGAAGGAATACATTGGTTATCAAGTGATAGAAAAACATGAGGATTTCTATGTCAAAAGGGCACTAGAGAGGCTTCTTCCTAATAACAACATATGGGTTTTAGGAAATACAAGTGCCAAGAGACAAGctattttctctttcctcaTTTATTCCACCACCAATCGTCCGTCAACACCTGGCACGAAAATAGAAGGTGGTGGAGAGGGTCCAAAGGAAGGGCTTTACATGTGGAGGGAGACAGGAAATAGCAAAGGTAAGCCTCTTCATGGGGCCTTTGTTGCATCTCTGCTCAATGATCTATTTGGTATTCAATCTAGAGGTGGGTGTGCTTGCGCTGGACCCTACGGTCACACTCTGCTCAAAATTGATGACACTCTTTCACATTACTATAGATCTGCCATTCAAAAG GGCTATCTCGGAATGAAACCTGGATGGACCAGAATCAGCTTTCCCTACTACATTTCAAACGATGAATTCGAGTTCATTTTAACTGCGTTGGAGTTTATAGCTATTTACGGACAGCGGTTCCTTCCTCTGTATCACTTCAATTTGAGAAGTGGAAGCTGGACTTTCAAGAAGAAGGCACATCAAGACCTACTGGACAATGCTATACAGGGAATGAACATTAGCCATGACCAATCTAAAGATGGCAACAACAATGCAGAAAAGCATGATCAATTCGCCAAATTTTCTGATTATTTGGAAACTGCTAAGCGCATAGCAAATCTCTTGCCCAAGTTTCCTCCTCAGCGTAGGCTTCCGGAAGACATAGACATCAACTTATTACATTTCAGAGTCTAA
- the LOC117626455 gene encoding putative pentatricopeptide repeat-containing protein At4g17915 produces MMVGGLSTKLLNICIASFCKVRLLEKAEAIVIDGIRLGLIPDVVTYNTLVSAYSRFVSLDAAYSVIHRMKEAGISPNVITYNSLMSGATQNCLLSRSLDLFEEMLLAGVHPNLWSYNILMHCFFKLGKPDEANKVFQDILLSNLTPHPATLNIMINGLCNNGYIDNALMLYRNLQRHGFVPQLVTYNILINWLCKTRRLRQARRILKELGESGHEPSLITYTTVMKCCFRSNKYDKGLQIMSVMMGKGYTFDGYAYCTVVAALVKTGRIEEANACMEQTIRNGVELDLVAYNTLLNMYCREGKFEAAYKLLDEMENGGLLFDKYTHTIIIDGLCKAGNISGAQKHLHYMKMMGFHENLVALNCMIDGLCKAGQIDRAMELYKSMETKDSFTYTSLVHNLCKAGRFRLASKLMMKCLRHGKKIPKATQRAVFDGLYSSGFTDEARKLWWKIRVARILH; encoded by the coding sequence ATGATGGTTGGTGGATTATCGACTAAGCTGTTGAACATATGCATAGCTTCATTTTGTAAAGTCCGGCTATTGGAGAAAGCAGAAGCCATTGTAATTGACGGTATAAGATTAGGGTTGATTCCAGACGTGGTAACTTACAATACTTTGGTTAGTGCCTATTCTCGGTTTGTTAGCTTAGATGCAGCTTATTCTGTTATTCATAGAATGAAAGAAGCTGGGATAAGTCCAAATGTCATTACTTACAATTCTTTGATGTCCGGGGCGACCCAGAATTGCTTATTGTCACGATCCCTGGATTTGTTTGAGGAAATGTTACTAGCAGGTGTACATCCTAATTTATGGAGCTACAACATTCTGATGCATTGTTTCTTTAAATTAGGAAAACCTGATGAAGCCAACAAAGTATTTCAGGATATTTTACTTAGCAATCTTACTCCCCACCCAGCTACGCTTAACATAATGATTAATGGCCTTTGTAACAATGGATACATCGATAATGCCCTTATGTTATATAGGAATTTGCAACGCCATGGATTTGTTCCCCAATTGGTGACATACAATATTCTTATCAACTGGCTATGCAAGACACGCAGATTGAGACAAGCAAGGAGAATTCTAAAGGAACTTGGGGAATCAGGCCATGAGCCAAGTCTCATAACCTACACTACAGTTATGAAATGCTGCTTTAGGTCCAACAAGTATGACAAAGGGCTTCAGATTATGTCAGTTATGATGGGTAAAGGGTATACTTTTGATGGCTATGCATACTGCACAGTCGTTGCTGCTTTGGTTAAGACTGGGAGGATAGAAGAGGCAAATGCTTGCATGGAACAGACAATAAGGAACGGCGTTGAACTTGATTTAGTAGCTTACAACACCTTACTCAATATGTATTGTAGAGAAGGTAAGTTTGAAGCTGCCTATAAGCTGTTGGATGAAATGGAAAATGGAGGTCTGCTGTTCGACAAGTATACCCACACAATTATAATTGATGGATTGTGTAAGGCCGGTAATATTAGCGGGGCTCAAAAACATTTACATTATATGAAAATGATGGGCTTCCATGAAAACTTGGTTGCCCTCAACTGCATGATTGATGGCTTATGTAAAGCTGGTCAAATTGATCGTGCAATGGAATTGTACAAATCAATGGAGACTAAAGATTCATTTACCTACACCTCCTTGGTGCACAATCTTTGCAAGGCTGGAAGGTTTCGATTGGCATCCAAGCTTATGATGAAATGTTTAAGACATGGGAAGAAAATACCCAAGGCTACCCAACGGGCTGTCTTTGATGGTCTTTATAGTTCAGGGTTTACAGACGAAGCAAGGAAGCTTTGGTGGAAAATTCGAGTGGCTCGAATATTGCATTAG